A stretch of the Pseudomonas sp. ACM7 genome encodes the following:
- a CDS encoding paraquat-inducible protein A — translation MNRPPVASELNLCLCHSCGLACDMTDEPHECTRCSAPLHRRKTNSLARTWAYMFTALAFYVPANLLPVMNTKMVGNGADSTIMSGVLEFWQHGAWDIALIIFIASIAVPGIKFVALTLLLVTVQRDSQWASKQRSTLYRFVELIGYWSMLDVIVVALVASLVKFQALADIEPRPGILFFGLVVVFTMLSAMSFDPRLIWDKEERNHPNEEVMDEVANH, via the coding sequence ATGAACAGGCCGCCGGTGGCGAGTGAACTCAACCTGTGCCTGTGTCATAGCTGCGGCCTGGCCTGTGACATGACCGATGAACCTCACGAATGCACACGGTGCAGCGCGCCGCTGCATCGGCGCAAAACCAACTCACTGGCCCGGACCTGGGCCTACATGTTCACTGCCCTGGCGTTTTACGTCCCGGCTAATCTGCTGCCAGTGATGAACACAAAGATGGTCGGCAACGGCGCCGATAGCACGATCATGAGCGGTGTACTGGAGTTCTGGCAGCACGGCGCCTGGGACATTGCCCTGATTATTTTCATCGCCAGCATCGCGGTGCCGGGCATCAAGTTCGTCGCCCTGACGCTGTTACTGGTGACCGTTCAGCGCGACAGCCAATGGGCGAGTAAGCAGCGGTCAACGCTGTACCGTTTCGTCGAGCTCATCGGTTACTGGTCGATGCTCGATGTGATCGTGGTCGCCCTGGTGGCCTCACTGGTGAAGTTTCAAGCCCTGGCCGATATCGAACCGCGCCCGGGCATTCTGTTTTTTGGCCTGGTGGTGGTGTTCACCATGCTGTCGGCCATGAGTTTCGACCCACGCCTGATCTGGGATAAAGAAGAGCGGAATCACCCAAACGAGGAGGTCATGGATGAAGTCGCAAACCACTGA
- a CDS encoding helix-turn-helix domain-containing protein, producing MTTCNPLQVQAFNTADVAEQIRATPGWVQHYQQMSPGHFAGRVRYLDLHGVEIYEEQMNTRVEQNFSAPEGSLAFCFDRSDNALYVLNGESRNIWITPENYQEIAVVFGPAFVQRHGLNVARLEGLFMAPLNSEQNALFSRWLSGTLTRLAQTLDPPSKEALTQQLLEDCLYILDNACVCLDRGGLQRRAEERAVMKRIGEWAADTPEDTLNLLELSQVAGVSLRQLQHAFKAYTEMTPTHWLRLRRLNSARRELLSRTAMDTTVAEVAMHWSFWHLGRFSSSYRALFNELPSQTLARKPCGPTGRG from the coding sequence ATGACAACGTGCAACCCCCTGCAAGTCCAAGCGTTCAACACCGCCGATGTAGCCGAGCAAATCCGCGCCACACCGGGTTGGGTGCAGCATTACCAGCAAATGTCACCGGGGCATTTCGCCGGGCGCGTGCGCTACCTGGACCTGCATGGCGTGGAAATTTACGAGGAACAGATGAACACCCGGGTCGAGCAGAATTTCAGCGCGCCCGAAGGCTCGCTGGCGTTCTGTTTCGATCGAAGCGACAACGCGCTGTATGTGTTGAATGGCGAAAGCCGCAACATCTGGATCACCCCGGAGAACTACCAGGAAATCGCCGTGGTGTTCGGTCCGGCGTTCGTGCAGCGTCACGGTTTGAATGTGGCCAGGCTCGAAGGCCTGTTCATGGCGCCACTGAACTCGGAACAGAACGCGTTGTTCAGTCGCTGGCTCAGCGGGACGTTGACCCGATTGGCGCAGACGCTTGATCCGCCGAGTAAAGAGGCGTTGACCCAGCAGTTGCTGGAAGACTGCCTGTACATCCTCGACAACGCGTGTGTTTGCCTTGATCGCGGAGGTTTACAGCGCCGCGCCGAAGAGCGTGCAGTGATGAAACGCATCGGTGAATGGGCGGCTGATACCCCGGAAGACACCCTGAATCTGCTGGAACTTTCGCAGGTCGCCGGGGTTTCACTGCGTCAGTTGCAGCATGCGTTCAAGGCTTATACCGAGATGACCCCGACCCATTGGCTGCGCTTGCGCCGACTCAATAGCGCACGCCGCGAATTGCTCAGCCGCACAGCGATGGACACCACCGTTGCCGAAGTGGCGATGCACTGGTCGTTCTGGCATTTAGGGCGATTTTCCAGCAGCTATCGGGCGTTGTTCAACGAACTTCCCAGTCAGACGCTCGCCCGTAAACCCTGTGGCCCAACAGGTCGCGGGTAA
- a CDS encoding paraquat-inducible protein A, whose product MATTDPLIICEHCDCVYEKVTLAKHQKTLCTRCGGVLQRYNGLTVEQRLALTFTALMLWIFANFYPVMSISLKGLKNSATLWDSVLALSLGPITFIAMVAAISMIIAPIFQLLLLIWVLSFALASRRSPGFRFCMRWLETLRPWSMLEVCLLGAMVAVIKLAGLLDVLPGIGLFALAILSLMMIRIAGRDIRDLWDIL is encoded by the coding sequence ATGGCTACGACTGACCCACTGATCATCTGCGAGCACTGCGACTGCGTGTACGAAAAAGTCACGCTCGCCAAACATCAGAAAACCCTGTGTACACGCTGCGGCGGCGTGCTTCAGCGCTATAACGGCCTGACGGTGGAACAACGTCTGGCGTTGACCTTCACCGCGTTGATGCTGTGGATTTTCGCCAACTTCTATCCCGTCATGAGCATCAGCCTCAAAGGCCTTAAAAACAGCGCAACACTCTGGGATTCGGTGCTTGCCCTGAGTCTGGGGCCGATCACTTTCATCGCCATGGTCGCGGCGATCTCGATGATCATCGCGCCGATTTTCCAGCTGTTGCTGCTTATCTGGGTACTGAGCTTTGCCCTCGCCTCCCGTCGCTCGCCCGGTTTCAGGTTCTGCATGCGCTGGCTGGAAACCCTAAGGCCCTGGAGCATGCTGGAGGTCTGTCTGCTGGGGGCGATGGTCGCGGTCATCAAACTCGCCGGATTGCTGGATGTGCTGCCCGGCATCGGCCTGTTTGCCCTGGCCATACTCAGTCTGATGATGATCCGCATTGCCGGGCGCGACATCCGTGATCTATGGGACATCTTATGA
- a CDS encoding DUF3772 domain-containing protein, whose product MRPALKLLIFVVFALMGANIGELSADELPNTSSNGAASATATVSKSDLEALQLRLDNLKQQVSLTSNYTQLIGFQDNVQLLFSDADKLAAVLLPEQAQLQAQLSVLGTASATSVAIEKSDLVKQRSYLTEQKDKVDADLNILLAIKEGATNLIAQIASIRRTQLETELAQRTASLLNPRFWLPLFSPLPEDKNRLTFLIDQSNSVIQSVWQPGRRAVTVTLLLLALAFWTPGRRLAERGLTWICIHRVPEGRLRRSSLAIATVVATMLSAGFAIQLISAAATRLQPLPQPLQGYFDDVEKVAYACALIIGLSRALLSKRNPSWRLPGIADEVALSISPFPALLAGSMLILISLVQVTNATGMSSQVVLFSRGVVSLVVILIMGALLLRVSKTRRAMVIAGEHPESGTTLAGLIYTGVSIAMLISIFGLLVGYISLARFITYEIVWLYIVLASFYLLTQLFRDLCDYLFSPKHSSGKAIKQLLGIGDVRLEQIEVVVSGIGRAALLLIAAITTFVGGVGATFGQLTDRVSAILGGDGLRKLNIIPGNLLNAVLALLIGIYLIRSLRRWLDNEFLPKTDMDPGMGASLSTLFSNIGYALVILLALSSLGVKWTNLAWIVSALSVGIGFGLQEIVKNFVSGLILLTERPVKVGDLISISGVEGDIRRINVRATEIQLSDRSIVIVPNSQLISQNLRNVTMGGSAQGVATLELVFPLDIDPEQVKTLLYTTYCEHETILDKPSPVVRFSNLSPEGITLTITGYVSSPRIVSTTKSDLLFEILKRLGAAGIELAKPVPPA is encoded by the coding sequence ATGCGTCCTGCATTGAAATTACTCATATTCGTTGTGTTCGCGCTGATGGGGGCGAACATCGGCGAGCTGTCGGCGGATGAACTACCCAACACGTCAAGCAACGGTGCGGCCAGCGCTACCGCTACTGTGTCAAAAAGCGATCTCGAAGCACTGCAATTAAGGCTGGACAACCTTAAACAGCAGGTGTCACTGACCAGTAACTACACCCAGTTGATAGGCTTTCAGGACAACGTTCAGTTGCTCTTCAGTGATGCGGACAAGTTGGCGGCCGTGTTACTTCCCGAGCAGGCGCAGTTGCAAGCACAACTCAGTGTGCTCGGGACGGCATCCGCCACCAGCGTTGCCATCGAAAAGTCCGATCTCGTGAAACAGAGGTCCTATCTCACCGAACAAAAAGACAAGGTGGATGCCGATCTCAACATACTGCTGGCCATCAAAGAAGGCGCTACTAACCTCATCGCTCAGATCGCCAGCATTCGGCGCACACAACTGGAAACCGAACTCGCCCAGCGAACCGCCAGCCTCCTCAACCCCCGTTTCTGGTTACCGCTGTTTTCTCCACTGCCGGAGGATAAGAACCGTCTGACGTTTTTGATTGACCAGTCCAACAGTGTCATTCAGTCCGTCTGGCAACCCGGCCGGCGTGCCGTGACCGTCACGTTGTTATTGCTGGCCCTGGCCTTCTGGACGCCGGGGCGAAGACTGGCTGAGCGTGGCTTGACATGGATCTGCATTCATCGAGTACCGGAAGGTCGCCTGCGCAGAAGTTCATTGGCGATAGCGACGGTAGTTGCCACGATGCTGAGCGCAGGTTTCGCAATACAGCTCATCTCCGCGGCGGCTACCCGCCTTCAACCATTGCCGCAGCCACTGCAAGGCTACTTCGACGATGTCGAGAAAGTCGCTTACGCCTGCGCCCTGATTATCGGTCTGAGTCGGGCCCTGCTGTCTAAACGCAATCCCTCATGGCGGTTACCTGGCATCGCCGATGAAGTCGCACTTTCGATCAGCCCTTTTCCGGCGCTGCTGGCCGGTTCAATGTTGATACTCATCTCACTGGTACAAGTCACCAATGCGACGGGCATGAGTTCGCAGGTGGTTCTCTTCAGCCGGGGCGTCGTGTCATTAGTCGTCATCTTGATAATGGGTGCGTTATTGCTACGCGTCAGTAAAACCCGCCGAGCGATGGTCATTGCCGGGGAACACCCTGAGTCAGGTACTACGCTGGCGGGGCTGATTTATACCGGCGTCAGTATCGCCATGTTGATCTCGATTTTTGGCCTGCTGGTCGGTTACATCTCCCTGGCCCGGTTCATCACTTACGAAATTGTCTGGCTCTATATCGTTCTTGCCAGCTTCTATTTGCTGACGCAGTTGTTCAGGGACCTGTGTGATTACCTGTTTTCGCCCAAGCACTCCAGCGGCAAGGCGATCAAACAGTTGCTGGGTATCGGCGACGTACGGCTTGAACAAATCGAGGTTGTTGTGTCGGGTATTGGCAGAGCGGCCTTACTGTTGATTGCCGCGATTACAACGTTTGTGGGGGGGGTTGGAGCGACCTTTGGACAGCTGACTGACAGGGTTTCAGCGATCCTCGGCGGCGATGGCTTGCGCAAGCTGAACATCATTCCGGGCAATCTGTTGAATGCGGTCCTCGCACTGTTGATCGGTATTTACCTGATTCGATCGCTGCGCAGATGGCTGGATAACGAATTCCTGCCGAAAACCGATATGGACCCCGGCATGGGGGCGTCGCTGAGCACCCTGTTCAGTAATATCGGGTACGCGCTGGTCATTCTGCTGGCGTTGTCTTCTTTGGGCGTCAAATGGACGAACCTGGCCTGGATCGTCAGTGCGTTGTCGGTGGGGATCGGCTTCGGCCTGCAAGAGATCGTCAAGAACTTCGTATCCGGGTTAATCCTGCTCACCGAGCGTCCGGTCAAGGTCGGCGACTTGATCAGCATCAGCGGGGTCGAAGGTGATATCCGGCGGATCAATGTCAGGGCCACCGAGATACAGCTCAGTGACCGTTCGATCGTGATCGTGCCCAACTCGCAGCTTATTTCCCAGAACCTGCGCAATGTGACCATGGGCGGCAGCGCCCAAGGGGTGGCCACACTCGAACTGGTGTTCCCTCTGGATATCGACCCCGAACAAGTCAAAACCCTGCTGTACACCACCTATTGCGAACATGAAACCATCCTCGACAAACCCTCCCCCGTTGTCCGATTCAGCAATCTGAGTCCTGAAGGCATCACCCTAACCATCACCGGCTATGTCAGCAGCCCAAGGATTGTCAGTACGACCAAGAGCGATCTGCTCTTTGAGATCCTGAAGCGATTGGGTGCGGCCGGCATCGAACTGGCCAAGCCTGTTCCCCCCGCGTAA
- a CDS encoding intermembrane transport protein PqiB: MKSQTTDGPQAPGQAPVKTRRFSVSLVWIVPIVAVLVGISLVVHTMLQEGPTITVTFKTGSGLTANKTEVKYRNVVIGHVSDVELSNDQKSVNATIKLSKQAESFTREDSQFWVVRPRIGAGGVSGIDTLLSGDYIGADIGQANARAKNFTGLENPPPITYGEPGKRFTLHTEDLGSLDIGSPVYYRKIPVGQVVAYALDADGKGVNIEVFIHAPNDAYVTENTRFWNASGIDLNVGANGFSVKTESLSSILVGGIAFRAPEYSPNDQPATEDKAFDLFEDQLTALAPPSGKGQFLSLRFDQALRGLKVGAPVEFLGIEFGRVVAVNLDFDAKKRSFPVNVGIVIYPQRLGQAHIKMLEVLKHDPNDEAAGVRLIGSFIDNGLRAQARSGNLLTGQLYIALDFYPKAEKVVFDPTARPVSIPTVPGSLEQLQEKLEGMVNKINQLPIERIAGNLDSNLVELRKGLTQFNAKTLPGVQTTLADVSKTLQSASSTLAEDSPQREQLGQTLDELGRMSRSLRELSDYLGRHPESLIRGRPDNAAPMDLQGPPRK; the protein is encoded by the coding sequence ATGAAGTCGCAAACCACTGATGGGCCGCAAGCCCCCGGGCAGGCCCCTGTCAAGACCCGCCGCTTCAGCGTTTCGCTGGTGTGGATCGTACCGATCGTCGCGGTGCTGGTGGGGATTTCCCTGGTTGTACACACCATGTTGCAGGAAGGTCCGACCATCACCGTCACGTTCAAGACCGGCAGTGGCCTGACCGCCAACAAAACCGAAGTCAAATACCGCAACGTGGTGATCGGCCATGTCTCGGACGTGGAACTGAGCAACGATCAGAAGAGCGTCAACGCCACCATCAAACTGTCCAAACAGGCGGAAAGTTTCACCCGCGAAGACTCGCAATTCTGGGTTGTGCGTCCGCGTATTGGCGCCGGCGGGGTATCGGGTATCGATACCCTGCTGTCCGGTGATTACATTGGCGCCGACATCGGCCAGGCCAACGCCCGCGCCAAAAACTTTACCGGCCTGGAAAACCCGCCGCCGATCACCTATGGCGAGCCGGGCAAGCGCTTCACCCTGCACACCGAAGACCTCGGCTCGCTGGACATCGGCTCTCCGGTTTACTACCGCAAGATTCCGGTGGGTCAAGTGGTGGCCTATGCTCTGGACGCCGACGGTAAAGGGGTCAACATCGAAGTGTTCATCCACGCGCCCAATGATGCCTACGTTACTGAAAACACCCGATTCTGGAACGCCAGCGGGATCGACCTGAACGTCGGCGCCAACGGCTTTTCGGTGAAAACCGAGTCGCTGTCATCGATCCTGGTGGGCGGCATCGCCTTCCGCGCTCCGGAATACAGCCCCAATGATCAACCGGCCACCGAGGACAAAGCCTTCGACCTGTTCGAAGATCAGCTAACCGCCCTCGCTCCGCCCAGTGGCAAGGGGCAATTCTTGAGTTTGCGTTTCGATCAGGCCTTGCGCGGGCTCAAGGTCGGTGCACCGGTGGAGTTCCTTGGCATTGAGTTCGGCAGAGTCGTGGCGGTCAATCTGGATTTCGACGCGAAAAAACGCAGTTTTCCGGTCAATGTCGGCATCGTGATCTACCCGCAACGACTCGGCCAGGCCCACATCAAAATGCTCGAGGTCTTGAAGCATGACCCCAACGACGAAGCCGCTGGCGTACGCCTGATCGGCAGCTTCATCGACAACGGTCTGCGTGCCCAGGCCCGGAGCGGCAATCTGTTGACCGGTCAGCTCTACATTGCGCTCGACTTCTACCCCAAAGCGGAGAAAGTCGTGTTCGATCCGACCGCCCGTCCAGTCTCTATCCCAACCGTTCCTGGCAGCCTCGAACAATTGCAGGAAAAACTGGAGGGCATGGTCAACAAGATCAACCAACTGCCGATCGAGCGCATTGCCGGCAACCTGGACAGCAACCTCGTCGAACTGCGTAAAGGCCTCACACAGTTCAACGCCAAGACCCTGCCCGGCGTGCAGACCACGCTGGCGGACGTCAGCAAGACCCTGCAATCGGCCAGTTCGACCTTGGCCGAAGACTCGCCGCAACGCGAACAATTAGGTCAGACCCTGGACGAACTCGGGCGCATGTCGCGCTCCTTGCGTGAACTCTCGGATTACCTGGGCCGGCATCCGGAATCGCTGATTCGCGGTCGTCCCGACAATGCTGCGCCGATGGACCTGCAGGGGCCGCCGCGAAAATGA
- a CDS encoding glutamine synthetase family protein, whose protein sequence is MNVPFDQLLTWLKDHKITEVECVVSDLTGIARGKIAPTNKFLHERGMRLPESVLLQTVTGDFVDDDIYYDLLDPADIDMVCKPVSDAVYVIPWAIEPTAIVIHDTFDKFGNPIELSPRNVLKKVLQLYTDKGWRPIVAPEMEFYLTQRCEDPDLPLKAPLGRSGRAESGRQSFSIDAANEFDPLFEDVYDWCELQGLDLDTLIHEDGPAQMEINFRHGDALDLADQITVFKRTLREAALKHNVTATFMAKPIGDEPGSAMHIHQSVVDIATGQPIFADADGQMSELFLHHIGGLQKYIPKVLPMFAPNVNSFRRFLPDTSAPVNVEWGEENRTVGLRVPTSTPDAMRVENRLPGADANPYLAIAASLLCGYLGMVERIEPSAAVQGRAYERRNLRLPITIEDALTQMEECETVERYLGSKFVRGYVAVKRAEHENFKRVISSWEREFLLLSV, encoded by the coding sequence ATGAATGTCCCTTTCGATCAGCTGCTCACGTGGCTGAAAGATCACAAGATTACCGAAGTCGAGTGTGTGGTCAGCGACTTGACCGGCATCGCACGCGGCAAAATTGCACCCACCAACAAGTTCCTGCATGAGCGAGGCATGCGCCTGCCGGAAAGTGTGCTTTTGCAAACGGTAACCGGGGACTTTGTCGACGACGACATCTACTACGACCTGCTCGACCCGGCCGACATCGACATGGTGTGCAAGCCCGTTTCCGACGCGGTGTACGTGATTCCATGGGCCATCGAGCCCACCGCTATCGTGATTCACGACACCTTCGACAAGTTCGGCAACCCTATCGAGCTGTCGCCGCGCAACGTGCTGAAAAAAGTCCTGCAGCTGTACACCGACAAAGGCTGGCGGCCGATTGTCGCGCCGGAAATGGAGTTCTACCTGACCCAGCGCTGCGAAGACCCGGACTTGCCGCTCAAGGCACCGCTGGGGCGTTCGGGCCGTGCGGAAAGTGGTCGACAGTCGTTTTCCATCGACGCTGCCAACGAATTCGATCCGCTGTTTGAAGACGTGTACGACTGGTGCGAGCTTCAAGGCCTGGACCTCGATACCTTGATCCACGAAGACGGCCCGGCGCAGATGGAAATCAACTTCCGTCATGGCGACGCACTGGATCTGGCCGACCAGATCACTGTGTTCAAACGCACCCTGCGCGAAGCGGCGCTCAAGCACAACGTCACCGCGACCTTCATGGCCAAACCGATTGGCGATGAACCCGGCAGCGCCATGCATATCCACCAGAGCGTCGTGGACATCGCCACCGGCCAGCCGATCTTTGCCGATGCAGACGGGCAGATGAGCGAGCTGTTCCTGCACCACATCGGCGGCCTGCAAAAGTACATCCCCAAAGTACTGCCGATGTTTGCACCGAACGTCAATTCGTTCCGCCGCTTCCTGCCGGACACTTCGGCGCCGGTGAACGTCGAATGGGGCGAAGAAAACCGTACTGTGGGGCTGCGTGTGCCGACCTCCACACCGGATGCAATGCGCGTGGAAAACCGTTTGCCGGGCGCCGACGCCAACCCTTATCTGGCGATCGCAGCAAGCCTGTTGTGTGGGTATCTGGGGATGGTCGAACGCATCGAACCGAGTGCTGCGGTCCAGGGTCGTGCCTATGAGCGCCGTAATCTGCGCCTGCCGATCACCATCGAAGACGCCCTGACGCAGATGGAAGAATGCGAAACCGTCGAGCGTTATCTGGGCAGCAAATTCGTCCGCGGATATGTCGCGGTCAAGCGCGCCGAACATGAGAACTTCAAGCGCGTGATCAGCTCCTGGGAGCGTGAGTTCCTGCTGCTCAGCGTTTAG
- a CDS encoding YMGG-like glycine zipper-containing protein, with translation MKRLSSISLCIALSVSGTQGWAETVVPMKGQSSQQTQTDITECHNIAASQSASTAPPPSGGRLKGAAVGAAAGAAGAQVRGRQHDEFYDRVDDDVKQDYRQNRAKETAAAGAVVGGSRQRQERRAQEKTSASTSSTAYTSCLQGKGYQANP, from the coding sequence ATGAAAAGGTTGTCATCCATTAGCCTGTGCATCGCACTGTCGGTTTCCGGGACCCAAGGGTGGGCGGAAACGGTCGTGCCGATGAAAGGGCAGAGTTCGCAACAAACCCAAACGGACATTACCGAATGCCACAACATCGCGGCCAGTCAGAGCGCCTCGACTGCACCGCCTCCTTCCGGTGGAAGGCTGAAGGGGGCCGCCGTGGGCGCTGCGGCAGGGGCTGCGGGGGCGCAGGTGCGGGGACGTCAGCATGACGAGTTTTATGATCGCGTCGATGATGACGTTAAGCAGGACTATCGCCAGAATCGCGCCAAGGAAACCGCCGCGGCAGGAGCGGTCGTCGGAGGCTCGCGTCAGCGTCAGGAACGCCGGGCGCAAGAGAAAACCAGTGCTTCGACCAGTTCTACCGCCTATACCAGCTGCTTGCAGGGTAAGGGGTATCAGGCTAACCCTTGA
- a CDS encoding FAD-binding oxidoreductase has product MNQYSNEHARSYYAASANGMAPYPTLAADLEADVCVIGGGFTGVNTAIELAQRGLSVILLEGRRIGWGASGRNGGQLIRGIGHDVSGFARHVGEEGVRYLERAGVESVALVGNRIREHGIDCDLRWGFCELANTKAQFAAFKAEQQGLAELGYAHETRLVGPEQIRQQVVNSGVYAGGLVDMGSGHLHPLNLVLGEALLAQSLGVQIFEQSPVLELIHGSTVQVRCAGGTVRAGSLVLACNAHLEELEPKLSGKVLPAGSYIIATEPLAPDVAAQLIPQNLALCDQKVGLDYYRLSADRRLLFGGACHYSGRDPADIEAYMRPHMLKVFPQLANVRIDYQWGGKIGISANRFPQVGRLSQHPNVFYAQGYSGHGLNVTHWCAKLLGEAIHVGHSRGFDVFSAVPHMTFPGGPMLRSPLLALGMFWYRLRELLG; this is encoded by the coding sequence ATGAACCAGTACAGCAACGAACATGCTCGCTCCTATTACGCGGCGTCGGCCAATGGAATGGCGCCCTACCCTACACTGGCCGCGGACCTTGAAGCCGATGTCTGTGTGATCGGCGGCGGCTTTACCGGCGTTAACACGGCGATCGAACTGGCGCAGCGCGGGCTCTCGGTCATTCTGTTGGAGGGCCGGCGGATAGGCTGGGGCGCCAGCGGGCGTAACGGCGGGCAGTTGATCCGCGGCATCGGCCATGACGTCAGCGGTTTTGCCCGTCATGTCGGTGAAGAAGGCGTGCGCTACCTTGAGCGTGCGGGCGTCGAGTCGGTAGCGCTCGTGGGCAACCGCATTCGTGAACACGGGATTGATTGCGACCTGCGCTGGGGGTTCTGTGAACTGGCCAATACTAAAGCGCAGTTCGCGGCGTTCAAGGCTGAGCAGCAAGGCCTTGCCGAATTGGGTTACGCCCACGAAACCCGACTCGTCGGGCCTGAGCAGATCCGTCAGCAGGTGGTGAACTCCGGCGTGTATGCCGGTGGTCTCGTCGATATGGGCTCGGGTCACTTGCACCCGCTCAATCTGGTCCTTGGTGAAGCGCTATTGGCGCAATCCTTAGGGGTGCAGATTTTCGAGCAGAGCCCGGTGCTGGAGTTGATCCATGGCAGCACCGTGCAGGTTCGCTGTGCCGGCGGCACGGTGCGCGCCGGCAGTCTGGTGCTGGCGTGCAACGCTCACCTGGAAGAGCTCGAACCGAAGCTTAGCGGCAAGGTCCTTCCGGCGGGCAGCTACATCATCGCCACCGAACCATTGGCGCCCGACGTTGCGGCGCAATTGATCCCACAAAACCTGGCGCTCTGCGACCAGAAAGTCGGCCTGGATTACTACCGGCTCTCGGCGGACCGACGCTTGCTGTTCGGCGGCGCCTGCCATTATTCCGGGCGTGATCCGGCGGACATCGAAGCTTACATGCGCCCGCACATGCTCAAGGTCTTCCCGCAACTGGCCAACGTGCGCATCGACTATCAATGGGGCGGCAAGATTGGCATTTCCGCCAATCGCTTCCCACAGGTCGGGCGCTTGAGCCAGCACCCGAACGTGTTTTACGCCCAGGGTTACTCCGGTCATGGCCTGAACGTGACCCACTGGTGCGCAAAGCTATTGGGCGAAGCGATCCACGTCGGACACAGTCGGGGCTTTGACGTGTTCAGCGCGGTGCCGCACATGACCTTTCCCGGTGGGCCGATGCTGCGCTCTCCGCTGCTGGCCCTCGGCATGTTCTGGTATCGCTTGCGCGAACTGCTCGGCTGA
- a CDS encoding polyamine ABC transporter substrate-binding protein produces MRLLKSVAPVALALLFSAVAQAQPTVSVYNWTDYIGETTLADFQAKSGIKVIYDVFDSNETLEGKLLAGRTGYDVVVPSNHFLARQVKAGAFLKLDRSQLPNFKNLDPKLLALLEKNDPGNEHSVPYLWGTNGIGYNVDKVKQVLGIDRIDSWAVFFEPENLKKLSQCGVSMMDSADEVFPAVLNYMGMDPRSENPEDYKKAEAKLLSIRPYVTYFHSSKYVSDLANGDICVAFGYSGDVFQAANRAKEAKNGVNIAYAIPKEGSNLWFDLLAVPADASNQKEAHAFINYLLDPQVIAKVSASVGYANPNPASKQDMDPELVNNPEVYPPQAVLDKLYISTTPPQAIMRLMTRSWSKVKSNQ; encoded by the coding sequence ATGCGTCTATTGAAATCCGTGGCTCCAGTCGCTTTGGCGTTATTGTTCAGCGCTGTTGCGCAGGCTCAACCAACGGTCAGCGTCTACAACTGGACCGACTACATCGGCGAGACCACCCTCGCCGACTTCCAGGCGAAAAGCGGGATCAAGGTGATCTACGACGTGTTCGATTCCAACGAAACCCTGGAGGGCAAATTGCTCGCTGGCCGCACCGGGTATGACGTGGTGGTACCGTCCAACCACTTCCTCGCTCGCCAAGTGAAAGCCGGCGCGTTCCTGAAGCTCGATCGTTCGCAGCTGCCCAACTTCAAGAACCTCGACCCGAAACTGTTGGCGCTGCTGGAGAAAAACGATCCGGGCAACGAACACTCGGTCCCGTACCTGTGGGGCACCAACGGCATTGGCTACAACGTCGACAAGGTCAAGCAAGTGCTGGGCATTGATCGTATCGATTCCTGGGCCGTGTTTTTCGAACCTGAGAACCTGAAGAAACTCAGTCAGTGCGGCGTGTCGATGATGGATTCGGCCGATGAAGTGTTCCCGGCGGTCCTCAATTACATGGGCATGGACCCGCGCAGCGAAAATCCTGAGGATTACAAAAAGGCTGAAGCCAAGCTGTTGAGCATCCGCCCATACGTCACCTACTTCCACTCCTCGAAGTACGTTTCAGATTTGGCCAACGGCGACATCTGCGTGGCGTTCGGTTACTCGGGTGACGTGTTCCAGGCCGCGAACCGGGCCAAGGAAGCCAAGAACGGCGTGAACATCGCCTACGCGATCCCCAAGGAAGGCAGTAACTTGTGGTTCGACCTGTTGGCGGTTCCCGCAGACGCCAGCAACCAGAAAGAAGCGCATGCTTTCATCAATTACCTGCTCGATCCGCAAGTGATTGCCAAGGTCAGTGCGTCAGTCGGTTACGCCAACCCGAACCCGGCGTCCAAGCAAGATATGGACCCTGAACTGGTCAACAATCCTGAGGTTTATCCGCCTCAGGCAGTCCTCGACAAGCTCTACATTTCGACCACCCCGCCCCAGGCAATCATGCGTTTGATGACCCGTTCCTGGAGCAAAGTGAAGTCCAACCAATGA